In Rubrivirga marina, the following are encoded in one genomic region:
- a CDS encoding DUF72 domain-containing protein: MSVPRPVPDRRAEADRFDLRKVHPVLRFGSASDRYAAWIDQVYPRDVWAGEVTTRKKSVGGQAFEERLLPVASVEDYFLHFGVLEIDFTYYRPLVEATGKPSPQLFTLEHYSDAAPPNARFLLKAPQQYVARRLRRKVDGRWAYVENPDYLDPKGFTDQFLVPAQKKLGVKLAGVILEQSYERAAESPDPDEFVAEWDRFIAEVPNDAAYHLEVRSSHLLSPAYLEWLANRDLGFCFSHWQWLPPIIDQWRLVNERFTSGSGEAVLRLVQPRDMDYAESWRRAYPFDGPAAGLSDTRDANRMIDEATALMYQAVEAGVVLNVVGNNRAWGNTPDLCRTLAHRFLDFAERKGA; encoded by the coding sequence GTGAGCGTCCCCCGCCCCGTTCCCGACCGCCGCGCCGAGGCCGACCGGTTCGACCTCCGCAAGGTCCACCCGGTCCTCCGGTTCGGCTCCGCCTCGGACCGCTACGCGGCGTGGATCGACCAGGTCTACCCTCGCGACGTGTGGGCCGGCGAGGTCACGACGCGCAAGAAGTCGGTCGGCGGGCAGGCCTTCGAAGAGCGGCTCCTGCCCGTGGCGTCGGTCGAGGACTACTTCCTGCACTTCGGCGTCCTCGAGATCGACTTCACGTACTACCGGCCGCTGGTCGAGGCGACCGGCAAGCCGTCGCCCCAGCTCTTCACGCTGGAGCACTACTCGGACGCCGCGCCGCCCAACGCGCGGTTCTTGCTGAAGGCGCCGCAGCAATACGTCGCCCGCCGGCTCCGGCGGAAGGTCGACGGGCGCTGGGCCTACGTGGAGAATCCCGACTACCTCGATCCGAAGGGGTTCACGGACCAGTTCCTCGTGCCGGCGCAGAAGAAGCTGGGCGTGAAGCTCGCCGGTGTCATCCTCGAACAATCCTACGAGCGGGCGGCCGAGAGCCCGGACCCCGACGAGTTCGTGGCGGAGTGGGACCGCTTTATCGCCGAGGTGCCCAACGACGCGGCGTACCACCTCGAGGTCCGCTCGTCGCACCTCCTGTCGCCCGCCTACCTCGAGTGGCTCGCGAACCGCGACCTCGGGTTCTGCTTCTCACACTGGCAGTGGCTCCCTCCGATCATCGACCAGTGGCGGCTCGTGAATGAGCGGTTCACCTCAGGCTCGGGCGAGGCCGTGCTCCGGCTCGTCCAGCCGCGCGACATGGACTACGCCGAGTCCTGGCGGCGGGCCTACCCGTTCGACGGTCCGGCCGCTGGTCTCAGCGATACGCGCGACGCGAACCGGATGATCGACGAGGCGACGGCGCTGATGTACCAGGCCGTCGAGGCCGGCGTCGTGCTCAACGTCGTCGGCAACAACCGGGCGTGGGGCAACACGCCCGACCTCTGCCGGACGCTCGCCCACCGGTTCCTGGACTTCGCAGAGCGGAAGGGGGCGTAG
- a CDS encoding 4a-hydroxytetrahydrobiopterin dehydratase, producing MPARDPLSDDQIAAALADLDGWRAEADDDGTWIARDFAFADFQEAFAFLVRVAFVAEDMDHHPEISNVYDRVSLGLSTHDAGNRVTETDLAFAARVDALPGADAA from the coding sequence ATGCCTGCCCGCGACCCCCTCTCCGACGACCAGATCGCCGCCGCCCTCGCCGACCTCGACGGGTGGCGCGCCGAGGCGGACGACGACGGCACCTGGATCGCCCGCGACTTCGCCTTCGCCGACTTCCAGGAGGCCTTCGCCTTCCTCGTGCGCGTCGCGTTCGTGGCGGAGGACATGGACCACCACCCCGAGATCTCGAACGTCTACGACCGCGTCTCGCTCGGTCTCTCGACCCACGACGCCGGGAACCGCGTGACCGAGACCGACCTCGCCTTCGCCGCCCGAGTCGACGCGCTGCCGGGCGCCGACGCCGCGTAA
- a CDS encoding NADH-quinone oxidoreductase subunit N, with the protein MYDFFLADLASTGPILLVAGLGVLVVVLDAFRNDDASIPWIAGVGMALAAVWQAFGVDHVGTAFEGQVYVGGAAALANIIVLIGAILSVALTVPYLSRIGRNYGEVHGLILFATAGMMTLASAGSLVTLFVGLETMSVCLYVLTGLVREESTANESALKYFLLGAFSTGFFLYGLALLYGATGTMQLAELAAGVEATGRTGLFLAGVGLLLVGFFFKVSAVPFHMWTPDVYQGAPTSLTAFMSTASKAATFAALAVVLARALPPDLVDGTVQLTLAAVAAITMVVGNVVALVQSNVKRMLAYSSVAHAGYILAGLAAGTAGGYGAALFYLLAYTLMNVGAFGVMGALEWDDEQGAGQDLDSLAGIGYRKPFLGVAMGVFMFALTGFPPLAGFIGKYLVFAAAVDAGLVWLAILGVLASVVSGYYYLRVLVVMWMTSPDEAPDNARLEFPVARATAVVVTVCAVALLALGVLPAGVIDVTAAAFGVDAVATVAP; encoded by the coding sequence ATGTACGACTTCTTCCTCGCTGACCTCGCCTCGACCGGCCCGATCCTCCTGGTGGCCGGCCTCGGCGTGCTCGTCGTCGTCCTCGACGCGTTCCGGAACGACGACGCGTCCATCCCGTGGATCGCGGGCGTCGGCATGGCGCTGGCGGCCGTGTGGCAGGCGTTCGGGGTCGACCACGTCGGGACGGCCTTCGAGGGGCAGGTCTACGTCGGCGGCGCCGCGGCGCTGGCGAACATCATCGTGCTCATCGGCGCGATCCTGAGCGTGGCCCTGACGGTCCCGTACCTCTCGCGGATCGGGCGGAACTACGGCGAGGTCCACGGGCTGATCCTCTTCGCCACGGCCGGCATGATGACGCTCGCGTCGGCGGGCAGCCTCGTGACGCTCTTCGTCGGCCTCGAGACGATGTCGGTGTGCCTCTACGTCCTGACGGGCCTTGTCCGCGAGGAGTCGACGGCGAACGAGAGCGCGCTGAAGTACTTCCTCCTGGGCGCGTTCTCGACGGGCTTCTTCCTCTACGGCCTCGCGCTCCTCTACGGCGCGACCGGCACGATGCAGCTCGCCGAGCTCGCGGCCGGCGTGGAGGCGACCGGGCGTACCGGCCTGTTCCTCGCCGGCGTCGGCCTCCTCCTCGTCGGGTTTTTCTTCAAGGTGTCCGCCGTCCCGTTCCACATGTGGACGCCCGACGTGTACCAGGGCGCCCCGACCTCGCTGACGGCGTTCATGTCGACGGCCTCGAAGGCGGCCACGTTCGCCGCGCTCGCCGTCGTCCTCGCGCGCGCCCTCCCGCCGGACCTCGTCGACGGGACGGTCCAGCTCACGCTCGCCGCCGTGGCCGCGATCACGATGGTCGTCGGCAACGTCGTCGCGCTCGTGCAGTCGAACGTGAAGCGGATGCTGGCCTACTCGTCGGTGGCCCACGCGGGCTACATCCTCGCGGGCCTCGCCGCGGGGACGGCCGGGGGCTACGGCGCCGCGCTGTTCTACCTCCTTGCGTACACGCTCATGAACGTCGGCGCCTTCGGCGTGATGGGCGCGCTCGAGTGGGACGACGAGCAGGGGGCGGGCCAGGACCTCGACAGCCTCGCGGGCATCGGCTACCGCAAGCCGTTCCTCGGCGTGGCGATGGGCGTGTTCATGTTCGCGCTCACGGGCTTCCCGCCCCTCGCCGGCTTTATCGGGAAGTACCTCGTGTTCGCCGCCGCCGTCGACGCCGGGCTCGTGTGGCTGGCCATCCTGGGCGTCCTCGCCTCGGTCGTCTCGGGCTACTACTACCTCCGCGTGCTCGTCGTGATGTGGATGACGTCGCCGGACGAGGCGCCGGACAACGCCCGGCTCGAGTTCCCGGTCGCCCGCGCGACGGCCGTCGTCGTGACCGTCTGCGCCGTCGCGCTCCTCGCCCTCGGCGTCCTCCCGGCCGGCGTCATCGACGTGACCGCGGCGGCGTTCGGCGTCGACGCGGTCGCGACGGTCGCGCCCTAG
- a CDS encoding NADH-quinone oxidoreductase subunit L: MELLVRLILLPPILVAAFNGMMGLFSPAYRKQEWLLGGLALAAVAVPFAVTCMLFFGFEGAEVVRYFTWMTAGDLRVDFAYRIDELSLLMTMIVTGVGSLIHLYSIGYMHGDSGYWRFFAYLNLFIFAMLNLVLAESLPVLFLGWEGVGLCSYLLIGFWYTDLKNSAAANKAFIVNRVGDFAFLLAMFIIFKTVTDATQGPFGLDFATLLQPETLALFAGGTGFWVTVLLLIGATGKSAQIPLFVWLPDAMAGPTPVSALIHAATMVTSGLYLLARLSPLVLTSGALWIIATVGAVTAIMAATVAITQNDIKKVLAYSTVSQLGYMFLAAGVGAFFVAIFHVMTHAFFKACLFLGSGSVIHSMHHVEHELEHKGLIPSHHGPGSHDTPLDSEATQDPLRHSPLPYDGPFDAQDMRTMGGLKRFMPLTRWTFLISTLAIAGLPPLAGFFSKDEILFRAFEFGQSAHIGYGVLWIVGLVTAVLTAIYMMRAYLLTFEGTPRWPDSMDTHPHESPWTMTVPLVVLAALAVVGGFLGLPPVFEDIGLPGSWIHGWLVGHGDHLGPVADSLDPLWAGVSPYELHKPSHAVEWALLGLGAAISLLGIGAAVYFFRFGTRGPEADRKARKVFGLFYTPASHVWGWDQFYNATFVKGTVEGARKVLAPFDKNVVDGGVMGLAGLVRDAAGRLRGVQTGVVQTYALAIVVGVVAVVALVLFV, translated from the coding sequence ATGGAACTCCTCGTCCGGCTCATCCTCCTCCCGCCGATCCTGGTGGCGGCGTTCAACGGGATGATGGGCCTGTTCTCGCCCGCCTACCGGAAGCAGGAGTGGCTGCTCGGCGGGCTGGCGCTGGCCGCCGTCGCCGTCCCGTTCGCGGTGACCTGCATGCTGTTCTTCGGCTTCGAGGGGGCCGAGGTCGTCCGCTACTTCACGTGGATGACGGCCGGCGACCTCCGGGTCGACTTCGCCTACCGGATCGACGAGCTCTCGCTGCTCATGACGATGATCGTCACGGGGGTCGGCTCGCTCATCCACCTGTACTCGATCGGGTACATGCACGGGGACTCCGGGTACTGGCGGTTCTTCGCGTACCTGAACCTGTTCATCTTCGCGATGCTCAACCTGGTGCTCGCGGAGAGCCTGCCGGTCCTGTTCCTCGGGTGGGAGGGCGTCGGGCTGTGCAGCTACCTCCTCATCGGGTTCTGGTACACCGACCTCAAGAACTCGGCGGCGGCCAACAAGGCGTTCATCGTCAACCGCGTGGGCGACTTCGCCTTCCTCCTGGCGATGTTCATCATCTTCAAGACGGTCACGGACGCGACGCAGGGGCCGTTCGGGCTCGACTTCGCGACGCTGCTCCAGCCCGAGACGCTCGCGCTCTTCGCCGGCGGCACCGGGTTCTGGGTGACGGTCCTCCTGCTGATCGGGGCGACCGGTAAGAGCGCGCAGATCCCGCTCTTCGTGTGGCTCCCCGACGCCATGGCTGGCCCGACGCCGGTCTCGGCGCTTATCCATGCTGCGACGATGGTGACGTCGGGCCTGTACCTCTTGGCCCGGCTCTCGCCGCTCGTCCTCACCTCGGGCGCGCTCTGGATCATCGCGACCGTCGGCGCCGTGACGGCCATCATGGCGGCGACGGTCGCCATCACGCAGAACGACATCAAGAAGGTGCTGGCCTACTCGACGGTGAGCCAACTGGGCTACATGTTCCTGGCGGCCGGCGTCGGGGCGTTCTTCGTGGCCATCTTCCACGTGATGACCCACGCCTTCTTCAAGGCGTGCCTGTTCCTCGGGTCCGGCTCGGTCATCCACTCGATGCACCACGTCGAGCACGAGCTGGAGCACAAGGGGCTGATCCCGAGCCACCACGGTCCGGGCAGCCACGACACGCCGCTCGACTCGGAGGCGACGCAGGACCCGCTCCGCCACAGCCCGCTGCCGTACGACGGCCCGTTCGATGCGCAGGACATGCGGACGATGGGCGGCCTCAAGCGGTTCATGCCGCTCACGCGCTGGACGTTTCTCATCTCGACGCTCGCCATCGCCGGGCTCCCCCCGCTGGCCGGCTTCTTCTCGAAGGACGAGATCCTCTTCCGGGCGTTCGAGTTCGGCCAGTCAGCCCACATCGGCTACGGGGTCCTCTGGATCGTGGGCCTCGTGACGGCGGTGCTGACCGCGATCTACATGATGCGGGCCTACCTCCTCACGTTCGAGGGCACGCCGCGCTGGCCGGATTCGATGGACACGCACCCGCACGAGAGCCCGTGGACGATGACCGTCCCGCTCGTCGTGCTCGCGGCCCTCGCGGTCGTCGGCGGCTTCCTCGGGCTGCCGCCCGTGTTCGAGGACATCGGCCTGCCGGGCAGCTGGATCCACGGTTGGCTCGTCGGTCACGGCGACCACCTCGGGCCGGTCGCGGACAGCCTCGACCCGCTCTGGGCGGGCGTCTCGCCGTACGAGCTGCACAAGCCGTCCCACGCGGTCGAGTGGGCGCTCCTGGGGCTTGGCGCCGCCATCTCCCTCCTCGGCATCGGCGCGGCCGTGTACTTCTTCCGCTTCGGCACGCGGGGTCCCGAGGCGGACCGGAAGGCGCGGAAGGTGTTCGGCCTGTTCTACACGCCCGCCAGCCACGTCTGGGGCTGGGACCAGTTCTACAACGCGACGTTCGTCAAGGGCACCGTGGAGGGCGCCCGGAAGGTGCTCGCGCCGTTCGACAAGAACGTCGTCGACGGCGGCGTGATGGGGCTCGCCGGGCTCGTGCGCGATGCGGCCGGGCGGCTCCGCGGCGTGCAGACCGGTGTGGTCCAGACCTACGCGCTCGCCATCGTGGTGGGCGTGGTGGCCGTCGTCGCGCTCGTCCTGTTCGTCTAA
- a CDS encoding sodium:proton antiporter yields MSRLASLLAFALVLLALPASGQDADPADGPAVGYAVETNAVPIQQPEATETMPGDGPEGETALKSGEVALDEGQGVHGEPTEHAGDEGHGAEHPPPPVWLTIPFVVLLLMIATGPLFYPHFWHHYYPHVAIALGAAFALYYWLGLHDTLPIMHAAEEYFAFIALLGALFVCSGTILIKTDYPGTPKNNSVLLLGGAVLSNFIGTTGASMLLIRPFMRLNAGRLKAYHIVFFIFIVSNVGGALTPIGDPPLFLGFLRGVPFFWTVTHIWYIWLPTILAITAVFYVIDKRNKAESLREDAEEHGVDLEPGEVPGGPVVPEAPGVEDVSDHHAADPAVAHPNRAPVKREFEIEGKAGFLWLGVVIASVFLDPNVFSWVPDLHEIAHVPFGIREIIMFGVCVAAYKTAKPAALRGNDFNFEPIKEVGFLFIGIFLTMQPALTLIGQWAQVNADSIGVTTFYFGTGMLSGVLDNAPTYVSFLSAAMGKFGMDVNVPSMVSDFAVVGAGTPLATTFYLQAISVAAVFFGALTYIGNGPNFMVKAIAESSGVQTPSFVAYMVKYSLPILIPIYIVVWFVFFSGYVLPHPPDAETAAAAAEALVRTPGLLLRF; encoded by the coding sequence ATGTCCCGGCTCGCCTCGCTTCTCGCGTTCGCTCTCGTCTTGCTGGCGCTGCCCGCCAGCGGTCAGGACGCGGACCCTGCCGATGGCCCTGCCGTCGGCTACGCGGTCGAGACGAACGCCGTCCCGATCCAGCAACCGGAGGCGACCGAGACCATGCCTGGCGACGGACCCGAGGGGGAGACGGCGCTCAAGAGCGGGGAGGTCGCCCTCGACGAGGGCCAGGGCGTCCACGGCGAGCCGACGGAGCACGCCGGCGACGAGGGCCACGGCGCCGAGCACCCGCCCCCGCCGGTGTGGCTCACGATCCCGTTCGTGGTCTTGCTGCTGATGATCGCGACGGGGCCGCTGTTCTACCCCCACTTCTGGCACCACTACTACCCGCACGTCGCCATCGCGCTCGGCGCTGCGTTCGCGCTGTACTACTGGCTGGGGCTCCACGACACGCTGCCCATCATGCATGCGGCCGAGGAGTACTTCGCCTTTATCGCGCTCCTCGGCGCGCTCTTCGTCTGCTCCGGGACGATCCTGATCAAGACCGACTACCCGGGGACCCCGAAGAACAACTCGGTCCTCCTGCTCGGCGGGGCCGTCCTGAGCAACTTCATCGGGACGACCGGCGCCTCGATGCTCCTCATCCGGCCGTTCATGCGGCTCAACGCGGGGCGGCTGAAGGCGTACCACATCGTCTTCTTCATCTTCATCGTCTCGAACGTCGGCGGCGCGCTCACGCCCATCGGCGACCCGCCGCTGTTCCTCGGTTTCCTTCGCGGCGTCCCGTTCTTCTGGACGGTCACCCACATCTGGTACATCTGGCTCCCGACGATCCTCGCGATCACGGCCGTCTTCTACGTCATCGACAAGCGGAACAAGGCCGAGAGCCTCCGCGAGGACGCCGAAGAGCACGGGGTGGACCTCGAGCCGGGCGAGGTCCCGGGCGGGCCGGTCGTGCCGGAGGCGCCGGGCGTCGAGGACGTCTCGGACCACCACGCGGCGGACCCCGCCGTGGCCCACCCGAACCGGGCCCCGGTCAAGCGCGAGTTCGAGATCGAAGGGAAGGCCGGGTTCCTCTGGCTCGGCGTCGTGATCGCGAGCGTGTTCCTCGACCCGAACGTGTTCTCATGGGTGCCCGACCTCCACGAGATCGCCCACGTCCCGTTCGGGATCCGGGAGATCATCATGTTCGGCGTGTGCGTGGCGGCCTACAAGACGGCCAAGCCCGCCGCGCTCCGGGGCAACGACTTCAACTTCGAGCCCATCAAGGAGGTCGGCTTCTTGTTCATCGGGATCTTCCTCACGATGCAGCCGGCGCTCACGCTCATCGGCCAGTGGGCCCAGGTCAACGCCGACTCCATCGGCGTGACGACGTTCTACTTCGGCACCGGCATGCTCTCGGGCGTGCTCGACAACGCCCCGACGTACGTGTCCTTCCTCTCGGCCGCGATGGGCAAGTTCGGGATGGACGTCAACGTGCCGTCGATGGTGAGCGACTTCGCCGTGGTCGGTGCCGGGACGCCCCTCGCGACGACGTTCTACCTCCAGGCGATCTCGGTGGCGGCCGTGTTCTTCGGCGCGCTGACGTACATCGGGAACGGGCCGAACTTCATGGTCAAGGCCATCGCCGAGAGCTCGGGCGTCCAGACGCCGTCGTTCGTGGCCTACATGGTCAAGTACTCGCTCCCGATCCTGATCCCGATCTACATCGTGGTCTGGTTCGTGTTCTTCAGCGGCTACGTCCTCCCGCACCCGCCCGACGCCGAGACGGCCGCGGCCGCGGCCGAGGCATTGGTCCGGACGCCCGGCCTCCTGCTCCGCTTCTAG
- a CDS encoding complex I subunit 4 family protein, giving the protein MADIPGLLSLVIFLPALGALALLALPSVSSIRWAALATTGVTFVLSLGLWLGFDPAVSTAEAPQLATRLPWFGTVDISYFVGIDGLNLLLILLTTLLGPIIVLSSWTYIGKAHKGYYALMLLLETGVLGVFAAFDVFLFYIFFEITLIPMVFIIGIWGGEERVYAAIKFVIYTLVGSLLMLVGVLWIGFEAGDAVNGGVFTTDWYKLVQFGMPLGLQYAMFGLFALAFAIKVPLFPLHTWLPDAHTQAPTGGSVALAGVLLKMGTYGLLRFVIPFFPNASERMAMPIAILAVIGIVYGALVAFAQTDVKKLVAYSSVSHLGFVVLGVFAFDTIAVQGSLIQMVNHGISTGALFLIIGMMYERRHTRAMADYGGIAQTVPILTFFMLFSVFASAGLPGLNGFVGEFMILLGSWNSPTVGNPVLIAVATTGVIFAAVYLLWMVYRTFFGEVTNEANTTMKDLNGREIGLLVPLAALMLILGFWPSPFLAQSERAVRSLLETSELKAAAVADAAPDEVVVVPVAWPDDVALTPPPAPAAPAH; this is encoded by the coding sequence ATGGCTGACATCCCCGGGCTCCTCTCGCTCGTCATCTTCCTGCCCGCGCTCGGCGCGCTGGCGCTCCTGGCGCTGCCGTCGGTGTCGTCGATCCGGTGGGCGGCCCTCGCGACGACCGGCGTCACGTTCGTCCTGTCGCTCGGGCTGTGGCTCGGCTTCGACCCGGCCGTCTCGACCGCCGAAGCGCCTCAACTCGCGACGCGGCTCCCGTGGTTCGGCACCGTCGACATCTCGTACTTCGTGGGGATCGACGGGCTGAACCTGCTGCTGATCCTGCTCACGACGCTCCTCGGGCCGATCATCGTCCTCTCGTCGTGGACCTACATCGGCAAGGCGCACAAGGGGTACTACGCGCTCATGCTGCTTCTCGAGACCGGCGTGCTCGGCGTGTTCGCGGCCTTCGACGTCTTCCTGTTCTACATCTTCTTCGAGATCACCCTGATCCCGATGGTGTTCATCATCGGGATCTGGGGCGGGGAGGAGCGGGTCTACGCGGCCATCAAGTTCGTCATCTACACGCTGGTGGGCTCGTTGCTGATGCTCGTGGGCGTGCTGTGGATCGGGTTCGAGGCCGGTGACGCCGTCAACGGCGGCGTGTTCACGACCGACTGGTACAAGCTGGTTCAGTTCGGGATGCCGCTGGGCCTGCAGTACGCCATGTTCGGCCTGTTCGCGCTGGCGTTCGCGATCAAGGTCCCGCTGTTCCCGCTCCACACCTGGCTGCCCGACGCGCACACGCAGGCCCCGACGGGCGGCTCCGTGGCGCTCGCCGGCGTGCTCCTGAAGATGGGGACGTACGGCCTGCTCCGGTTCGTCATCCCGTTCTTCCCGAACGCCTCCGAACGCATGGCGATGCCGATCGCGATCCTCGCCGTCATCGGCATCGTGTACGGCGCGCTCGTCGCGTTCGCCCAGACCGACGTCAAGAAGCTGGTGGCCTACTCGTCGGTGAGCCACCTCGGATTCGTGGTCCTCGGCGTGTTCGCCTTCGACACGATCGCCGTGCAGGGCTCGCTCATCCAGATGGTCAACCACGGCATCTCGACGGGCGCGCTGTTCCTCATCATCGGCATGATGTACGAGCGGCGGCACACGCGGGCCATGGCCGACTACGGCGGGATCGCCCAGACCGTCCCGATCCTGACCTTCTTCATGCTGTTCAGCGTGTTCGCCTCGGCCGGCCTGCCGGGCCTCAACGGGTTCGTGGGCGAGTTCATGATCCTCCTCGGGTCGTGGAACTCGCCGACGGTCGGGAACCCCGTCCTCATCGCCGTGGCGACGACGGGCGTCATCTTCGCCGCCGTCTACCTCCTGTGGATGGTGTACCGGACGTTCTTCGGGGAGGTCACGAACGAGGCCAACACGACGATGAAGGACCTCAACGGCCGCGAGATCGGGCTCCTCGTGCCGCTCGCCGCGCTCATGCTGATCCTCGGGTTCTGGCCGTCGCCGTTCCTCGCCCAGAGCGAGCGGGCCGTCCGGTCGCTCCTCGAGACGTCGGAGCTCAAGGCCGCTGCCGTGGCCGACGCCGCTCCCGACGAAGTCGTCGTGGTGCCCGTCGCGTGGCCCGACGACGTGGCGCTGACGCCGCCGCCTGCCCCCGCCGCGCCCGCGCACTAA
- the nuoK gene encoding NADH-quinone oxidoreductase subunit NuoK encodes MDLTWYLSLSAVLFTIGVLGVLLRRNVIVVFLSIELMLNAVNLTLVAFSQAFGDVDGQILVFFVMSVAAAEAAVGLAIVIAMFRNKLTINVDELRLFRG; translated from the coding sequence ATGGATCTCACCTGGTACCTCTCGCTGAGCGCCGTGCTCTTCACGATCGGCGTGCTCGGCGTGCTCCTCCGGCGGAACGTGATCGTCGTGTTCCTGAGCATCGAGCTCATGCTGAACGCGGTGAACCTCACGCTCGTCGCCTTCAGCCAGGCGTTCGGCGACGTCGACGGCCAGATCCTGGTCTTCTTCGTGATGAGTGTCGCCGCGGCCGAGGCCGCCGTCGGCCTCGCCATCGTGATCGCCATGTTCCGCAACAAGCTCACGATCAACGTCGACGAGCTCCGACTGTTTAGGGGCTAG
- a CDS encoding NADH-quinone oxidoreductase subunit J family protein, which translates to METFLFFVFAVFAVAGSLGMLISRSPVASALWMVQTMLAIACLYLTLNATFIGVVQILVYAGAIMVLFLFVIMLLNLEETPRLSAFTWQRAVAFVGGVAVLALLLTAVAEQIDVFPTPTDVPVAVVDPVDEAVVVGPEGDAAVIDEGEVAVVPLDPTSVEQIGVALLTRHAFTLEIVGALLLAATIGAVLLAKKRFV; encoded by the coding sequence GTGGAGACGTTCCTCTTCTTCGTGTTCGCCGTGTTCGCGGTGGCCGGCTCGCTCGGCATGCTCATCTCGCGGAGCCCGGTCGCCAGCGCGCTCTGGATGGTCCAGACGATGCTCGCCATCGCGTGCCTCTACCTCACGCTGAACGCGACGTTCATCGGGGTCGTCCAGATCCTGGTCTACGCCGGGGCCATCATGGTCCTGTTCCTGTTCGTGATCATGCTCCTCAACCTGGAGGAGACGCCGCGGCTGAGCGCCTTCACGTGGCAGCGGGCCGTGGCGTTTGTGGGGGGCGTCGCCGTCCTGGCCCTCCTGCTGACGGCCGTCGCCGAGCAGATCGACGTCTTCCCGACGCCCACCGACGTGCCCGTGGCCGTCGTCGACCCCGTGGATGAGGCCGTCGTCGTCGGGCCGGAGGGCGACGCCGCCGTGATCGACGAGGGCGAGGTCGCCGTCGTGCCCCTCGACCCGACGTCGGTCGAGCAGATCGGCGTCGCGCTCCTGACGCGGCACGCCTTCACGCTCGAGATCGTCGGTGCCCTCCTGCTGGCGGCGACCATCGGCGCCGTCCTCCTCGCCAAGAAGCGCTTCGTCTGA
- a CDS encoding lysylphosphatidylglycerol synthase transmembrane domain-containing protein: MDAPAPPSSPTRGRRVRKRDLVIPVALSLTAVGIILWATWEPGAFALVRSSFNPWIFLGAIGALGLQITAGGLRLRHVSRGALTVKGGLRAQLTWDFMSAVTPSAMGGAPFAAFFIAKENGAAYGQVTALMLFTMLMDQLWFATLIVILYVSAIWLPVFPTALGAAGIGTVAAYLGGMLIYIAFFAYATLVKPEILERFANWVVRFKWLRRFEPTVRRETKKLRHQARVLRGQPLSFYLKGAGYTLMYWLGRYGIVFLVALSFWREFRHVLFVMRTAGLWLAGLAMPTPGGSGGIEALYVLYLAPLLPPGYGGPALLAWRAVAYYGVLAIGLVVAGSAVRALLAGETPPEQPVPDLGEASDAPPRPTSVTA; encoded by the coding sequence ATGGACGCCCCGGCTCCCCCCTCCTCTCCGACTCGCGGGCGGCGCGTCCGCAAGCGCGACCTCGTGATCCCGGTCGCGCTGAGCCTCACGGCCGTCGGCATCATCCTGTGGGCCACGTGGGAGCCCGGGGCCTTCGCGCTCGTCCGGTCCTCGTTCAACCCGTGGATCTTCCTGGGCGCGATCGGCGCGCTCGGCCTGCAGATCACGGCGGGCGGGCTCCGGCTCCGGCACGTCTCTCGCGGGGCCCTCACGGTGAAGGGCGGGCTCCGGGCCCAGCTCACGTGGGACTTCATGTCGGCCGTGACGCCGTCGGCGATGGGGGGCGCCCCGTTCGCGGCGTTCTTCATCGCCAAGGAGAACGGCGCGGCCTACGGCCAGGTCACGGCGCTCATGCTGTTCACGATGCTCATGGACCAGCTCTGGTTCGCGACGCTCATCGTGATCCTGTACGTGTCGGCGATCTGGCTGCCGGTCTTCCCGACGGCCCTCGGCGCGGCCGGCATCGGGACCGTGGCGGCCTACCTCGGCGGGATGCTCATCTACATCGCGTTCTTCGCCTACGCCACGCTCGTCAAGCCCGAGATCCTGGAGCGGTTTGCCAACTGGGTCGTCAGGTTCAAGTGGCTCCGGCGCTTCGAGCCGACCGTCCGGCGCGAGACGAAGAAGCTCCGCCACCAGGCGAGGGTCCTCCGCGGGCAGCCCCTGTCGTTCTACCTCAAGGGCGCCGGCTACACGCTGATGTACTGGCTCGGGCGATACGGCATCGTGTTCCTGGTCGCCCTCAGCTTCTGGCGCGAGTTCCGGCACGTGCTGTTCGTGATGCGGACGGCCGGCCTGTGGCTCGCCGGCCTCGCCATGCCGACGCCCGGAGGCTCGGGTGGAATCGAGGCGCTCTACGTCCTGTACCTCGCCCCCCTCCTCCCGCCCGGGTACGGCGGACCGGCGCTGCTGGCGTGGCGGGCGGTCGCCTACTACGGGGTCCTCGCCATCGGCCTCGTCGTCGCGGGCAGTGCCGTCCGCGCCCTGCTCGCCGGCGAGACGCCGCCCGAGCAGCCGGTGCCCGACCTCGGGGAGGCCTCGGACGCGCCGCCCCGGCCCACCTCGGTGACCGCGTGA